Proteins from a single region of Macaca thibetana thibetana isolate TM-01 chromosome 4, ASM2454274v1, whole genome shotgun sequence:
- the APOM gene encoding apolipoprotein M isoform X1, which yields MFHQIWAALLYLYGVILNSIYQCPEHSQLTTLGVDGKEFPEVHLGQWYFIAGAAPTKEELATFDPVDNIVFNMAAGSTPMQLNLRATIRTKDGLCVPRKWIYHLTEGSTDLRTEGRPDMKTELFSSSCPGGIMLNETGQGYQRFLLYNRSPHPPEKCVEEFKSLTSCLDSKAFLPTPRNQEACELPSN from the exons ATGTTCCACCAAATTTGGGCAGCTCTGCTCTACCTCTATGGTGTTATCCTTAACTCCATCTACCAGTGCCCTGAGCACAGTCAACTGACAACTCTGGGCGTGGATGGGAAGGAG TTCCCAGAGGTCCACCTGGGCCAGTGGTACTTTATCGCAGGGGCAGCTCCCACCAAGGAGGAGTTGGCAACTTTTGACCCTGTGGACAACATTGTCTTCAACATGGCTGCTGGCTCTACCCCGATGCAGCTCAACCTTCGTGCCACCATCCGCAC AAAAGATGGGCTCTGTGTGCCCCGGAAATGGATCTACCACCTGACTGAAGGGAGCACAGATCTCAGAACTGAAG GCCGCCCTGACATGAAGACTGAGCTCTTTTCCAGCTCATGCCCAGGTGGAATCATGCTGAATGAGACAGGCCAGGGTTACCAGCGCTTTCTCCTCTACA ATCGCTCACCACATCCTCCCGAAAAGTGTGTGGAGGAATTCAAGTCCCTGACTTCCTGCCTGGATTCCAAAGCCTTCTTACCGACTCCTAGGAATCAAG AGGCCTGTGAGCTGCCCAGTAACTGA
- the APOM gene encoding apolipoprotein M isoform X2, with the protein MAAGSTPMQLNLRATIRTKDGLCVPRKWIYHLTEGSTDLRTEGRPDMKTELFSSSCPGGIMLNETGQGYQRFLLYNRSPHPPEKCVEEFKSLTSCLDSKAFLPTPRNQEACELPSN; encoded by the exons ATGGCTGCTGGCTCTACCCCGATGCAGCTCAACCTTCGTGCCACCATCCGCAC AAAAGATGGGCTCTGTGTGCCCCGGAAATGGATCTACCACCTGACTGAAGGGAGCACAGATCTCAGAACTGAAG GCCGCCCTGACATGAAGACTGAGCTCTTTTCCAGCTCATGCCCAGGTGGAATCATGCTGAATGAGACAGGCCAGGGTTACCAGCGCTTTCTCCTCTACA ATCGCTCACCACATCCTCCCGAAAAGTGTGTGGAGGAATTCAAGTCCCTGACTTCCTGCCTGGATTCCAAAGCCTTCTTACCGACTCCTAGGAATCAAG AGGCCTGTGAGCTGCCCAGTAACTGA
- the C4H6orf47 gene encoding uncharacterized protein C6orf47 homolog: MFLRRLGGWLPRPWGRRKPMRPDPPDPEPRWVDSSSENSGSDWDSAPETMEDVRHPKTKDSGALRVSRAASEPSTEPQVEQLGSKRMDSLKWVQPVSSTQESGRLEAGGASPELGWDHVDSGGNRRPGVLPEGGMSVPGPGAPVEKPGRREKLLGWLRGEPGAPSRYLGGPEECLQISTNLTLHLLELLASALLALCSRPLRAALDTLGLRGPLGLWLHGLLSFLAALHGLHAVLSLLTAHPLHFACLFGLLQALVLAVSLREPSGDEEATDWESEGLEREGEEQRGDPGKGL, from the coding sequence ATGTTCCTGCGACGGCTTGGTGGCTGGTTACCTCGCCCTTGGGGCCGCCGGAAACCAATGAGGCCTGACCCACCTGACCCAGAACCCCGATGGGTGGACAGCTCCTCGGAGAATTCAGGAAGTGACTGGGATAGTGCCCCAGAAACCATGGAAGATGTGAGGCATCCCAAGACCAAAGACTCGGGGGCATTGAGGGTTTCTAGGGCTGCTTCCGAACCAAGCACTGAGCCCCAAGTTGAGCAACTAGGGAGCAAAAGAATGGATTCCCTCAAGTGGGTCCAGCCTGTCTCTAGCACTCAAGAGTCTGGGAGACTGGAGGCTGGAGGGGCCAGTCCCGAACTCGGATGGGATCATGTGGATTCAGGTGGCAACAGGAGACCAGGGGTGTTGCCTGAAGGGGGAATGAGCGTCCCTGGGCCAGGAGCcccagtggagaaacctggcaggcGTGAGAAGCTGTTGGGCTGGCTGCGGGGGGAACCAGGAGCTCCCTCCCGGTACTTGGGGGGACCAGAGGAGTGTCTGCAGATCTCCACCAACCTGACCCTGCATCTGCTGGAGCTGCTGGCCTCTGCCCTGCTGGCCCTGTGCTCACGACCACTGCGGGCAGCCTTGGACACACTGGGCCTGCGTGGACCGCTGGGCCTCTGGCTACATGGCCTACTGTCCTTCCTGGCTGCCCTGCATGGGCTCCATGCTGTTCTGAGCCTACTTACTGCCCACCCTTTGCACTTTGCCTGCCTCTTTGGTCTCCTGCAGGCCTTGGTGCTGGCTGTCAGCCTCCGGGAGCCCAGTGGGGATGAGGAGGCCACTGATTGGGAGAGTGAGGGGTTGGAGAGGGAGGGTGAGGAGCAGAGGGGAGACCCAGGAAAGGGGCTGTGA
- the GPANK1 gene encoding G patch domain and ankyrin repeat-containing protein 1: MSQPFLITFTPATDPSDLWKDGQQQPQPEEPESTLDGAAARAFYEALIGDESCVPDSQRSQTEPARERKRKKRRIMGAAAAEAVAEGVSGRYGQGRSLEAEDKMTHRILRAAQEGDLAELRRLLEPHEAGGAGGNINARDAFWWTPLMCAARAGQGAAVSYLLGRGAAWVGVCELGGRDAAQLAEEAGFPEVARMVRESHGETRSPENRSPTPSLQYCETCDTHFQDSNHRTSTAHLLSLSQGPQPSSLPLGVPISSPGFKLLLRGGWEPGMGLGPRGEGRANPIPTVLKRDQEGLGYRSAPQPRVTHFPAWDTRAVAGRERAPQVATLSRKKERRREEKDRAWERDLRTYMNLEF, translated from the exons ATGTCCCAGCCCTTCCTCATCACCTTCACCCCAGCCACTGACCCCAGCGACCTCTGGAAGGATgggcagcagcagccacagcccgAGGAGCCAGAGTCCACCCTGGATGGAGCTGCAGCCCGAGCTTTCTATGAGGCCCTTATTGGGGATGAGAGCTGCGTTCCTGACTCCCAAAGATCTCAGACTGAACCtgccagagaaagaaagagaaagaaaagaagaatcatGGGGGCAGCTGCAGCAGAAGCAGTGGCAGAAGGAGTATCAGGAAGATATGGACAAGGGAGATCCCTTGAGGCTGAGGATAAGATGACTCACCGGATACTGAGGGCAGCCCAGGAGGGGGACCTGGCAGAACTTAGGAGACTGCTGGAGCCCCatgaggcaggaggagctggggggAATATCAATGCTCGGGATGCCTTCTGGTGGACCCCACTGATGTGCGCTGCTCGAGCGGGCCAGGGGGCAGCTGTGAGCTATCTCCTGGGCCGTGGGGCTGCCTGGGTGGGGGTCTGTGAGCTGGGTGGCAGGGATGCGGCTCAGCTCGCTGAAGAAGCTGGCTTTCCTGAGGTGGCCCGCATGGTCAGGGAAAGCCATGGAGAGACAAGGAGCCCAGAGAACCG GTCTCCTACTCCCTCCCTCCAGTACTGCGAGACCTGTGACACCCACTTCCAAGATTCCAACCACCGCACATCCACTGCTCACCTGCTGTCACTGTCCCAGGGTCCTCAGCCTTCCAGCCTTCCACTTGGGGTGCCCATCTCCAGCCCGGGCTTCAAACTCCTACTGAGGGGGGGCTGGGAGCCAGGAATGGGACTGGGACCCCGGGGTGAGGGCCGTGCCAACCCCATCCCCACTGTCCTCAAGAGGGACCAGGAGGGACTAGGCTACAGATCAGCACCCCAGCCCCGAGTAACACATTTTCCAGCTTGGGATACCCGAGCTGTGGCTGGGAGGGAGAGAGCCCCTCAGGTGGCCACGCTGAGccggaagaaggagagaaggagggaggagaaagacagGGCTTGGGAGCGGGATCTAAGGACTTACATGAACCTTGAGTTCTGA